A DNA window from Ipomoea triloba cultivar NCNSP0323 chromosome 10, ASM357664v1 contains the following coding sequences:
- the LOC116031429 gene encoding uncharacterized protein At1g03900: protein MSFEEDEESFEHTLLVVREVSVFKIPPRPTSGGYKCGEWLQSDKIWSGRLRVVSCKERCEIRLEDPNSGELFAACFVHPGQRESSVESVLDSSRYFVLKIEDGRGKHAFIGLGFNERNEAFDFNVALSDHDKYVKRDHEKEAGDGQTSDENSHIDIHPAVNHRLKEGETIRINVKNKPSTGAGMLSAAGLTSGLTGTGKSKTLGLVPPPIGAGKIRSPLPPPPNDTVAVRKTSASQGTSLKVPKENKNHSADPLSDLSPLEKSLPAETGSGSSKTTGAGWAAF from the exons ATGTCGTTTGAAGAGGACGAGGAGTCGTTCGAGCACACGCTCCTGGTGGTGCGTGAGGTGTCGGTTTTCAAAATCCCGCCGCGCCCCACCAGCGGCGGCTACAAGTGCGGCGAGTGGCTTCAGTCCGACAAGATCTGGTCCGGCCGCCTCCGcgtggtgtcctgcaaggagcGCTGCGAGATCCGGCTCGAGGATCCCAACTCCGGCGAGCTCTTCGCTGCTTGCTTCGTGCATCCGGGCCAGCGGGAGAGCTCCGTCGAGTCGGTTCTCGACTCTTCCAGGTACTTCGTGCTGAAGATCGAGGACGGCCGCGGCAAGCACGCGTTCATCGGGCTAGGGTTTAACGAGAGGAATGAGGCTTTCGATTTCAATGTGGCATTGTCGGATCACGACAAGTACGTAAAGAGAGACCACGAAAAGGAGGCCGGCGATGGTCAGACCAGTGATGAGAATAGTCATATTGACATTCATCCAGCTGTAAATCACCGCTTAAAG GAAGGAGAAACCATAAGGATAAATGTAAAGAACAAACCTTCTACTGGAGCAGGCATGCTTTCAGCTGCTGGATTGACAAGTGGACTTACTGGAACTGGGAAATCCAAGACCCTAGGCCTTGTGCCACCGCCTATTGGGGCTGGCAAAATCAGATCTCCTCTTCCACCACCTCCCAATGACACTGTTGCTGTTCGCAAGACTTCTGCTAGTCAGGGTACATCACTCAAAGTGCCcaaggaaaataaaaatcattctGCTGATCCATTATCAGATCTCTCTCCACTTGAG AAGAGCCTGCCA